Proteins from a genomic interval of Ciona intestinalis chromosome 9, KH, whole genome shotgun sequence:
- the LOC100181467 gene encoding receptor-like kinase LIP1, with the protein MASIWQGELEIEFKEKCDLAINIQGKINWRGKELVIKTESLKVLSKVALKYVTLKGGVSVALCHCLKELYPRVAVQSFERNDKYSVSVAVSSETPNEVEFVKEVQNSKARTGIQNLLQTLIPQFGTDFLAYKSLALKSVKLHLNVRDQSSFSTTDTKESVKDTSVRNSSDRVKVASSSPVKQAKPKDKDITEYNADDLKTGDDKEYYLGKGTYGVVRKCHHPELKVVAVKCLNVPNDSTKLPGEAKVLLEAHNEFVVKFYGVCKWQSSLGLIMDYVKGGSLDLLLFDHSVPQISWPLKVRIVHQIACGLTSMHEKDIVHGDLKSSNILLDSNMVPKLADFGAAVVACFAGSRSTEDDDDQFTIAYSAPEVLSEGFVPKRPKADVYSFAIVVFEISARTNAFEPRVLTNIELFRDAIKSGNRPDIDLIKDEQECETPSDESTADILIQIIEECWEDKPEDRPDMKDICRRIHEHQIAEQHDDKSIQNHIQEIKGKQDRTSEERELSDFPLISLSSLVPPLYNYSSANSSQSSKESSKESIKVEVKETPNVKTPREKAPTFERRTESPPLTEFENTETGFSGISLEEMIKTMGAEEDAEELFRDKRYKDAIPLLQGSLRQIADVHKTCMIRLKLAICYYEVLERDKADSELKQALSDIQKPIASSSETRDIGNQAVEIADIFVKHTRLSRALLIYKSAASVFCQSKDSNVSSHGVGKCIRRLQEHFCEVGMAKHSVEVMQFLLAKLNQLGAVSCEVMTRGYHDAGYFYDGVSEYTMAVECYEKAIGVMETTHGEQAQYQNIYAQCFHNMGVTYKNMNKLKHALDCFTRSLALYKSALDWGDEERRRKTIDKNIRSVENLRMRLLVD; encoded by the exons ATGGCTTCAATTTGGCAAGGTGAACTCGAAATCGAGTTTAAAGAAAAGTGCGATCTTGCAATAAACATTCAGGGCAAAATTAACTGGAGAGGGAAAGAGTTGGTTATCAAAACTGAGTCGTTAAAAGTTTTGTCAAAGGTTGCGCTCAAATACGTAACATTGAAAGGCGGTGTCTCAGTCGCGCTGTGTCATTGTCTTAAAGAGTTATATCCGCGAGTGGCCGTGCAAAGTTTCGAACGTAATGACAAGTATTCGGTATCAGTAGCAGTATCATCTGAAACACCAAACGAAGTCGAATTTGTAAAGGAAGTACAAAACAGCAAAGCACGAACAGGAATTCAGAATTTACTTCAAACGTTGATTCCACAATTTGGAACAGATTTTTTAGCGTACAAATCACTTGCCTTGAAATCTGTAAAACTCCA CTTAAATGTTCGCGACCAAAGCTCATTCTCTACAACGGATACTAAAGAATCTGTGAAGGATACCAGTGTAAGAAATAGTTCAGACCGGGTAAAAGTTGCTTCCTCATCCCCTGTAAAGCAAGCCAAACCTAAAGACAAAG ATATAACAGAATACAACGCTGATGATTTGAAAACTGGCGATGATAAAGAATACTATCTTGGAAAAGGCACCTATGGAGTTGTGCGAAAATGCCATCACCCAGAACTTAAAGTTGTTGCTGTGAAGTGTCTCAATGTGCCCAATGATAGCACTAA GTTGCCTGGAGAGGCCAAAGTACTGCTGGAAGCACACAAtgaatttgttgtaaaattcTATGGGGTTTGCAAATGGCAATCATCTCTTGGGCTAATCATGGACTATGTTAAAGGTGGAAGTCTGGATCTCTTGCTGTTTGACCACTCTGTCCCTCAAATCTCATGGCCATTGAAAGTTCGCATTGTGCACCAGATTGCATGCGGGCTAACATCCATGCATGAAAAGGATATCGTTCACGGCGACTTGAAGAGCTCAAATATTTTGCTGGATTCCAATATGGTGCCAAAACTGGCCGACTTCGGAGCTGCAGTAGTTGCATGTTTTGCCGGCAGCCGCTCAACAGAAGATGACGACGACCAGTTTACAATCGCTTATAGCGCTCCTGAAGTCCTGTCCGAGGGTTTTGTGCCGAAAAGACCAAAAGCAGATGTGTACAGTTTCGCAATTGTAGTCTTCGAAATTTCCGCAAGAACGAATGCTTTTGAGCCTCGTGTTCTAACAAACATAGAACTCTTCCGTGACGCAATTAAGTCCGGTAACCGCCCTGATATTGATCTTATTAAAGATGAGCAAGAATGTGAAACTCCATCTGATGAGTCCACAGCAGACATCCTGATTCAAATCATTGAAGAATGCTGGGAAGATAAACCAGAAGACAGGCCGGACATGAAAGACATATGCAGACGCATACATGAACATCAGATTGCTGAGCAGCACGATGATAAAAGTATCCAAAATCACATACAGGAGATAAAGGGAAAACAAGACCGTACCTCAGAAGAAAGGGAACTTAGTGATTTCCCATTGATATCTCTCAGTAGTCTGGTTCCACCATTATATAACTATAGTTCAGCAAATAGCTCGCAAAGCTCCAAAGAATCCAGCAAAGAGTCGATCAAAGTTGAGGTTAAAGAAACCCCTAATGTCAAAACTCCAAGGGAAAAAGCTCCTACTTTTGAAAGGCGAACTGAATCTCCACCTTTAACAG AATTTGAGAATACAGAAACTGGTTTCAGTGGAATTTCTCTTGAAGAAATGATTAAAACAATGGGTGCTGAAG aagaTGCAGAAGAGCTGTTTCGAGACAAGCGATATAAAGATGCCATTCCACTTTTACAAGGAAGTTTAAG GCAAATCGCAGATGTCCATAAGACCTGCATGATCCGGCTTAAACTGGCTATTTGCTACTATGAGGTTCTTGAAAGAGACAAAGCTGACAGCGAGTTAAAACAAGCATTATCTGACATCCAAAAACCCATAGCGTCGTCTTCAGAAACTCGAGATATTGGGAATCAAGCAGTTGAAATAGctgatatatttgtaaagcATACAAGACTCTCACGGGCTTTACTTATTTACAAATCAGCAGCTTCTGTGTTTTGTCAAAGCAAGGACTCCAATGTTTCATCTCATGGGGTTGGAAAA TGCATCAGGAGACTACAGGAGCATTTCTGTGAAGTTGGAATGGCAAAACACTCAGTTGAAGTTATGCAGTTTTTGTTGGCGAAACTGAACCAGTTGGGTGCAGTTAGTTGTGAGGTTATGACTCGTGGCTACCATGATGCAGGATACTTCTATGATGGAGTCAGCGAATATACAATGGCGGTTGAATGTTACGAAAAAGCCATTGGAGTAATGGAGACAACGCATGGGGAACAAGCACAATATCAG AATATCTACGCCCAATGCTTTCACAATATGGGGGTCACATACAAGAACATGAACAAACTCAAACATGCTCTTGATTGCTTTACACGAAGCTTGGCACTTTATAAATCTGCTTTGGACTGGGGTGATGAGGAAAGAAGGAGGAAAACTATCGATAAAAACATCAGGAGTGTTGAAAATCTCAGAATGAGGCTACTAGTAGATTGA
- the LOC100185457 gene encoding receptor-interacting serine/threonine-protein kinase 4-like, translating into MSNHGDTDILSKYFYKAHEFTTSGYPGDFIGSGAYGVVIRCDHRKHGVVAVKCMITAGKDFGEMQIEKRMTDEAKMILKSSHDNTNTNIVKLLGITKWEGSVGLVMEYMAYGSLETVVFKYTVPELFWDVRMFIVNQLVNGINYMHCLKKPIVHGDLKPENVLLTNGLVTKIGDFGASAMASCTGSTVQGSATSGNARGGNYQHTIAYTPPEMLKNTFVRRKPTIDVYSFGIILYEIIVRERAFPAQAMHYRDMFEAAICEGQRPDMDFVKEIGETVEQEDKLKFDFMVSLMTECWAQQASRRPVLKSVLENIAKLPKSADLESHIQEVEGHLQTETKAFQRNINLTDFQINHNAEQSESGSNSDTPQMGSTEHNDNIGSNTNSSGGMPSSGRNQDSYFNEKDQKQTEGTSTLFSAFESTTVDDTESVGDILERLAEEEDGEQSIQRGNYQHAIDVFQKMISNSNNPNKISLLRLKIALCLNKIGERQKGDEQLYAALKSWSGSLSQNENDQKQQIEQLMRSADQYRHMGSDMRALMIYQQAAEKYKNLKSPEHSLSGVVVCISKIKKMFREKMSSGKAAPVIKDLAKWLTRVSKPNPRLLAKGLHDVANFFSHGSENELALTYYKMAVDKMEELFKDRAFTMNLYAQCLHNRGVVLKSMEKYEEAEDHFERSVKFYEQSTDFDSEEDKQETLRQSRDSLRRVRQQQGKPVF; encoded by the exons AT GAGCAACCACGGGGATACAG atatttTGTCAAAGTACTTTTATAAGGCACATGAGTTTACTACAAGTGGGTATCCAGGTGATTTTATTGGGAGTGGTGCTTATGGAGTTGTAATCAGATGTGACCATAGGAAACATGGAGTTGTAGCTGTTAAGTGTATGATTACAGCAGGAAAGGACTTTGGAGAAATGCAGAtagaaaaaag AATGACTGACGAAGCCAAGATGATTCTTAAGTCGTCACATGATAATACCAACACAAACATAGTCAAGTTGCTTGGGATTACAAAATGGGAGGGTTCTGTTGGTTTGGTAATGGAATACATGGCTTATGGGAGTTTggaaactgttgtttttaaatatacggTTCCAGAGTTGTTTTGGGACGTCAGGATGTTCATTGTCAATCAGTTGGTAAATGGAATCAACTACATGCATTGTCTCAAAAAACCTATTGTACATGGAGACTTAAAACCTGAAAATGTGTTGCTAACTAATGGCTTGGTGACAAAAATAGGCGACTTTGGCGCTTCTGCCATGGCGTCTTGTACCGGTTCTACTGTGCAAGGTAGTGCTACCAGTGGAAATGCCAGGGGTGGTAACTATCAGCATACGATTGCATATACCCCTCCAGAgatgttaaaaaatacatttgttcGTAGGAAGCCCACAATTGATGTATATTCGTTTGGCATTATATTGTATGAAATAATAGTGAGAGAGCGTGCTTTCCCAGCACAGGCCATGCATTACCGGGATATGTTCGAGGCAGCTATCTGTGAAGGACAGCGGCCAGACATGGATTTTGTAAAAGAAATTGGTGAAACAGTTGAACAAGAagataaactaaaatttgaTTTCATGGTTTCTTTGATGACAGAATGCTGGGCACAACAAGCAAGCAGGCGTCcagttttaaaatctgttttggaaaatattgcCAAGCTTCCAAAATCGGCTGACTTGGAAAGCCATATTCAGGAGGTTGAGGGGCACTTGCAAACGGAAACAAAAGcttttcaaagaaatataaacctcACTGATTTCCAAATCAACCATAATGCTGAGCAAAGTGAATCAGGTTCAAATTCAGACACCCCACAAATGGGGAGTACTGAACATAATGATAATATTGGTAGCAATACTAACAGCTCAGGGGGCATGCCGTCTTCAGGCAGAAACCAAGATAGCTATTTCAACGAAAAAGATCAAAAGCAGACAGAGGGAACATCAACGTTATTTTCAGCTTTCGAAAGTACAACTGTTGATGACACAG aaAGTGTGGGTGATATTCTTGAAAGACTTGCAGAAGAAG agGATGGGGAACAGTCTATACAGAGAGGGAACTACCAGCATGCAATAGACGTGTTTCAAAAAATGATCTCAAACAGTAATAACCCAAACAAGATTTCTCTGCTACGACTTAAAATTGCTCTCTGTCTAAATAAG ATTGGTGAAAGGCAAAAGGGGGATGAACAACTATATGCAGCACTTAAGTCATGGTCAGGTTCTCTCTCTCAAAATGAAAATGATCAAAAGCAGCAAATTGAACAACTTATGCGTTCTGCCGATCAATACCGGCACATGGGGAGTGATATGAGAGCACTGATGATCTACCAGCAAGCTGCGGAAAAATATAAGAATCTTAAATCTCCAGAACACTCTTTAAGTGGTGTTGTAGTATGTATAT caaaaattaaaaagatgtTTCGAGAAAAAATGAGTTCTGGAAAGGCCGCCCCCGTTATTAAGGACCTTGCTAAATGGCTTACTCGAGTCAGTAAACCAAATCCAAGGCTGTTGGCAAAAGGTCTGCATGATGTGGCAAATTTCTTCTCCCATGGATCTGAAAATGAGCTTGCTTTGACTTACTACAA aatGGCAGTTGATAAAATGGAGGAACTGTTTAAGGATAGAGCATTTACCATGAACCTGTATGCTCAGTGTCTACATAACAGGGGGGTTGTGCTTAAGTCCATGGAAAAGTATGAAGAAGCAGAAGATCATTTCGAAAGGAGTGTGAAATTTTATGAACAATCCACTGATTTTGATTCGGAAGAAGATAAGCAAGAAACTTTGCGACAAAGTAGAGATAGTCTCCGCAGAGTGAGACAGCAACAAGGAAAGCCTGTCTTTTGA
- the LOC100183837 gene encoding serine/threonine-protein kinase 10-A-like has protein sequence MDIGNVTYIEEEYELEFASNFVPANDIRGTLWYPRNERPLTSNLMREVPAHKVQAVLECGGLSAAVCYGLHKINPQIHTFEFREVAPNVMGFKIRIPQKEAKHLRREIVAGQLMPNLEIELKKIAEMQGSKFVGYSNASIENCERRLSPPEIRKQKKRQEATNGPAYFEPGEVYTKSDSKGFLGKGACGVVLKAYHHDIGVIAVKCMENHLPQNEKKCRERFDGEAKMLFKLSHSNVVAFFGITGWQGAFGLLMEYLSGGNLSSLCRKGKSTRSLYFPWPLRLRIIKDIASGLAYLHSKKIVHGDMKPANVLLDRELRAKIADFGGAEIAATSGTTSSKVKRESAGKHQYTLIYAAPEFFQAIFSRKRKTPEDVYSLAIIIYEVLIRGKACEDLNGGVSMFKEAVTSGQRPDLKEVEEIKDETVKPSNDHNIITFLEEVMISSWNGQPKRRPRMQNIEEQTNNFWGNQNSQSVHNMAKELYTALSYNKDVAKASWVKLEKLRSPDFSIKSDESDPMEESKTVENAKFNGAQYSPPPQRNEEKQHRAKNKPAKSSTPKPNNEKQEQHDSTYFSASQSSTYPTLETGSIDEMLRSLSLSDDSERYWKEKKYDMALDLFLDMLRNSANDADALLVNGLKAAHCLYALGRSKEGDAQLQLALSGATDYARFRNCRMVAQNVLQVTKKYFETSQSVRGVLIMQYCVRLYTVLPRKEAAVEGLYKCTEVVRKGYKYQYNRHDHVLSLFDKMTSILQQREYLDSAPVLAGAALHGIAYICDDLHHFERAVKLYEKVFEILKKTDPQSTMAMALRAQCLHNCGISYMKTGQFKDAKKLFEDALEFEKYTNYHDDPASREKSVEKTKKMLNEVLLKMSYPPS, from the exons ATGGATATTGGCAACGTGACGTATATCGAAGAGGAATATGAACTTGAATTCGCAAGCAATTTTGTCCCGGCAAATGATATTCGTGGCACACTCTGGTATCCTCGAAACGAAAGACCACTAACTAGCAACTTAATGCGGGAAGTACCAGCACACAAAGTACAAGCAGTTTTGGAATGCGGTGGTTTATCAGCAGCAGTGTGTTATGGACTCCACAAAATTAACCCACAAATTCACACCTTTGAGTTTCGTGAGGTAGCCCCAAATGTCATGGGGTTTAAGATTCGAATACCACAGAAAGAAGCAAAGCACCTACGAAGAGAGATTGTGGCAGGTCAACTTATGCCTAACCTAGAAATCGAGTTAAAAAAGATTGCGGAAATGCAGGGTTCAAAATTCGTGGGTTATTCAAACGCATCTATTGAAAATTGCGAACGAAG GTTATCGCCTCCGGAAATTCGAAAACAAAAGAAAC GTCAAGAAGCCACCAACGGTCCAGCGTATTTTGAGCCGGGAGAGGTTTACACAAAATCCGACAGTAAAGGCTTCCTTGGAAAAGGTGCATGCGGTGTCGTACTGAAGGCTTACCATCATGACATTGGTGTTATTGCGGTTAAATGTATGGAGAATCATCTGCCCCAGAATGAGAAGAAGTGCCGAGAAAG ATTTGACGGCGAAGCGAAGATGTTGTTTAAGCTCTCGCACAGTAATGTGGTTGCTTTCTTCGGTATAACTGGTTGGCAAGGAGCCTTTGGTCTTTTGATGGAATATCTTTCCGGAGGAAATCTCTCATCCCTTTGCCGAAAAGGAAAAAGTACCAGATCTCTGTACTTTCCATGGCCGCTTCGACTACGTATTATAAAGGATATAGCAAGCGGGTTAGCATATTTACACAGTAAGAAGATAGTGCACGGCGATATGAAACCTGCTAACGTACTGCTTGATCGGGAATTGCGAGCAAAAATAGCCGATTTCGGGGGAGCCGAGATTGCCGCCACGTCTGGAACAACTTCGTCCAAAGTGAAGCGAGAATCTGCAGGCAAACATCAATATACTTTAATTTATGCAGCTCCAGAATTTTTCCAAGCCATTTTCAGTCGAAAAAGGAAAACACCTGAAGATGTTTATAGTTTGGCTATCATCATATACGAAGTTCTAATTCGAGGTAAAGCTTGTGAGGATTTAAATGGGGGTGTATCAATGTTTAAAGAAGCAGTCACAAGTGGCCAGAGACCAGATTTAAAAGAAGTCGAAGAAATAAAAGACGAAACAGTGAAACCGTCCAACGATCACAACATTATTACATTTCTCGAAGAGGTTATGATTTCATCCTGGAATGGTCAGCCGAAGAGGCGACCTAGGATGCAAAATATAGAAGAACAAACCAACAACTTCTGGGGAAACCAAAATTCCCAATCTGTACACAACATGGCAAAGGAGCTTTACACAGCCCTTAGTTACAACAAGGATGTCGCTAAAGCATCGTGGGTAAAGTTAGAAAAGTTACGCTCGCCCGATTTCAGTATAAAGTCCGACGAATCTGATCCAATGGAAGAATCCAAGACAGTAGAAAATGCCAAATTTAATGGTGCACAATATTCACCCCCGCCGCAGCGGaatgaagaaaaacaacatAGGGCTAAGAATAAACCGGCAAAAAGCTCAACTCCGAAACCCAACAATGAAAAGCAGGAGCAACATGACAGTACCTACTTTTCTGCCTCACAATCAAGCACTTATCCAACACTTGAAACTGGAAGTATAGACGAAATGTTAAGATCTCTTTCCCTGTCTG ATGACTCAGAGAGGTACTGgaaagaaaagaaatatgATATGGCCCTGGATTTGTTTCTTGATATGCTGAGAAATTCTGCAAACGACGCCGACGCACTTTTGGTAAATGGGCTCAAGGCAGCGCATTGCTTGTACGCACTGGGTAGAAGTAAGGAAGGAGACGCGCAACTGCAATTAGCGCTTAGCGGGGCAACTGATTATGCTCGCTTTAGGAACTGTAGGATGGTCGCACAAAATGTACTTCAGGTCAcgaaaaaatactttgaaaCTTCGCAGTCAGTACGCGGGGTACTTATTATGCAGTATTGTGTGAGACTGTACACTGTATTGCCCCGAAAAGAAGCGGCCGTCGAAGGCTTGTACAAGTGCACAGAGGTAGTGAGGAAGGGGTATAAGTACCAATACAACCGACATGACCATGTTCTTTCTCTATTTGACAAGATGACGTCGATACTGCAGCAGCGTGAATATCTGGACTCTGCGCCAGTTCTAGCTGGTGCCGCCTTGCATGGCATCGCATACATCTGCGACGATTTGCACCATTTCGAACGCGCTGTTAAGCTGTATGAAAAAGTCTTTGAAATACTCAAAAAAACTGATCCACAATCGACTATGGCGATGGCTTTACGTGCCCAATGTCTTCACAACTGTGGGATATCCTACATGAAAACTGGTCAGTTCAAAGACGCCAAGAAACTGTTCGAAGATGCTTTGGAATTCGAGAAGTATACCAATTATCATGATGACCCAGCTAGTCGAGAAAAAAGCGtagagaaaacaaaaaaaatgttaaacgaAGTGCTGCTTAAAATGTCTTATCCACCTTcctaa